In Bos javanicus breed banteng chromosome 2, ARS-OSU_banteng_1.0, whole genome shotgun sequence, the following proteins share a genomic window:
- the LOC133258012 gene encoding intraflagellar transport protein 70B: MAGLGGSQIPDGEFTAVVYRLIRDARYAEAVQLLGGELQRSPRSRAGLSLLGYCYYRLQEFALAAECYEQLGQLHPELEQYRLYQAQALYKACLYPEATRVSLLLLDNPAYHNRVLRLQAAIKYSEADLPGARSLVEQLLSEGGEDSGGENELDGQVNLGCLLYKEGHYEAACSKFSAALQASGYRPDLSYNLALAYYSSRHYALALKHIADIIEHGIRQHPELGVGMTTVGIDVRSVGNTVVLHQTALVEAFNLRAAIEYQLRNYEAAQEALTDMPPRAEEELDPVTLHNQALMNMDARPTEGFEKLQFLLQQIPFPPETFGNLLLLYCEYEYFDLAADVLAENAHLTYEFLTPYLYDFLDAMVTCQTAPEEAFVKLDGLAGMLTEQLRKLTIQVQEARHNKDDEAVKKAVNEYEDTLEKYIPVLMAQAKIYWNLENYPMVEKLFRKSVEFCNDHHVWKLNVAHVLFMQENKYKEAIGFYEPIVKKHYDNILNVSAIVLANLCVSYIMISQNEEAEELMRKIGKEEEQLSYDDPDKKIYHLCIVNLVIGTLYCAKGNYDFGISRVIKSLEPCNKKLGTDTWYYAKRCFLSLLENMSKHTIMLRDSVIQECVQFLEHCELYGRDIPAVIEETLEEERMHIGKNTVTYESRELKALIYEIIGWNM, from the coding sequence ATGGCGGGCCTGGGGGGTTCGCAGATCCCCGACGGGGAGTTCACCGCGGTTGTCTACCGACTCATCCGGGATGCCCGGTACGCCGAGGCCGTGCAGCTGCTGGGCGGAGAGCTCCAGCGGAGCCCGAGAAGCCGCGCCGGGCTGTCGCTGCTGGGCTACTGCTACTACCGCCTACAGGAGTTCGCGCTGGCTGCCGAGTGCTATGAGCAGCTGGGCCAGCTGCACCCGGAGCTGGAGCAGTACCGCCTGTACCAGGCCCAGGCCCTGTACAAGGCCTGCCTTTACCCAGAGGCCACCCGCGTGTCCTTGCTCCTCCTGGACAACCCCGCCTACCACAACCGGGTCCTCCGTCTCCAAGCCGCGATTAAGTACAGCGAGGCAGACCTGCCCGGggccaggagcctggtggagcaGCTActgagtgaaggaggagaagacAGCGGGGGCGAGAACGAGCTGGATGGCCAGGTCAATCTGGGTTGTCTGCTCTACAAGGAGGGACATTATGAAGCCGCGTGTTCCAAGTTCTCTGCGGCCCTGCAGGCTTCGGGCTACCGGCCTGATCTTTCCTACAACCTGGCTTTGGCCTATTATAGCAGCCGGCACTATGCCCTAGCTCTGAAGCATATCGCGGACATTATTGAGCATGGCATCCGCCAGCACCCAGAGCTGGGTGTGGGCATGACCACTGTGGGCATTGATGTTCGAAGTGTTGGCAACACCGTAGTCCTTCACCAGACTGCCCTGGTGGAAGCCTTCAACCTCAGGGCCGCCATAGAATACCAACTGAGAAACTATGAGGCGGCCCAGGAGGCCCTCACTGACATGCCACCAAGAGCAGAGGAGGAGTTAGACCCCGTGACCCTGCACAATCAGGCACTAATGAACATGGATGCCAGGCCCACAGAAGGGTTTGAAAAACTACAGTTTTTGCTCCAGCAGATCCCCTTTCCCCCAGAGACCTTTGGCAACCTGTTGCTGCTCTATTGTGAATATGAGTATTTTGACCTGGCAGCAGACGTCCTGGCAGAGAATGCCCATTTGACTTACGAATTCCTCACACCCTATCTCTATGACTTCTTGGATGCCATGGTCACTTGCCAGACAGCTCCTGAAGAGGCTTTCGTTAAGCTTGATGGCCTAGCAGGGATGCTGACTGAACAGCTCCGGAAACTCACCATACAAGTGCAGGAAGCAAGACACAATAAAGATGATGAAGCTGTCAAAAAGGCAGTGAATGAATATGAGGACACCCTTGAGAAGTACATTCCTGTGTTGATGGCCCAGGCCAAAATCTACTGGAACCTTGAAAATTACCCAATGGTGGAAAAACTCTTCCGCAAATCTGTGGAATTCTGTAACGACCACCATGTGTGGAAGCTGAATGTGGCTCATGTTCTGTTCATGCaggaaaacaaatacaaagaagCCATAGGTTTTTATGAGCCCATAGTCAAGAAGCATTATGACAACATCCTGAATGTCAGTGCTATTGTGCTGGCCAACCTGTGTGTTTCGTATATTATGATAAGTcaaaatgaagaagctgaggagTTGATGAGGAAGATTGGAAAGGAGGAAGAGCAGCTCTCCTATGATGATCCAGATAAGAAAATCTACCATCTCTGCATTGTGAATTTGGTGATAGGGACGCTTTATTGTGCCAAAGGGAATTATGACTTTGGTATTTCCCGGGTTATCAAAAGCTTGGAACCTTGTAATAAAAAACTAGGAACTGATACATGGTATTATGCCAAAAGATGCTTCCTGTCATTATTAGAAAACATGTCAAAACACACCATCATGCTTCGTGACAGTGTCATTCAAGAATGTGTTCAGTTTTTAGAACACTGTGAACTTTATGGGAGGGACATACCTGCAGTTATTGAAGAAaccctggaagaagaaagaatgcaTATTGGAAAGAATACAGTCACATATGAATCCAGAGAGTTAAAAGCTTTGATTTATGAGATTATAGGATGGAATATGTAG